A stretch of Spirochaetota bacterium DNA encodes these proteins:
- a CDS encoding Gfo/Idh/MocA family oxidoreductase produces the protein MDTIRTAILGYGRNGSTMHAGGVGTNKGFTMAAVCDIDAKRRDEAAQRFSCPAYTDHRKMLAKEKLDLVIIVTRTDQHCAMTCDALSAGANVLVTKPWAVNAREARTMIAAAKRTKRMLLPWLPTFWGADTRRLREIIEQKTIGDVFMIRRIVTAFGTRSDWQTEKRCGGGYLLNWGPHIVFPAVLIGGGKPRTVYGNMKQVINPGDVEDNFFAAITLSNGTLVLAEHTMTPTAMPNWIVQGTKGSVIVHGKQLTLIRHEPPKPDDPTKYADMKGAKPSESVETLGDIYGDTNEIYAAIAKAIRGEAAYPVSLDAALELSTIFDAIRSSNEKKRIVSM, from the coding sequence CAGCACCATGCATGCGGGCGGCGTCGGCACGAACAAAGGATTCACCATGGCGGCAGTCTGCGATATCGACGCAAAACGCCGCGACGAGGCGGCACAACGCTTTTCCTGTCCGGCATACACGGATCATCGCAAAATGCTTGCAAAAGAGAAACTCGATCTCGTTATCATCGTCACCCGCACAGACCAGCACTGCGCCATGACATGCGATGCACTTTCCGCGGGGGCGAATGTCCTTGTCACAAAACCCTGGGCGGTGAACGCGCGTGAGGCGCGTACGATGATAGCCGCGGCGAAACGCACGAAGCGCATGCTCCTTCCGTGGCTTCCGACGTTCTGGGGTGCGGACACGCGAAGGCTTCGCGAGATCATCGAGCAGAAGACCATCGGCGATGTGTTCATGATACGCCGCATCGTCACCGCTTTCGGGACACGCAGTGACTGGCAGACGGAAAAACGCTGCGGCGGGGGTTATCTCCTCAATTGGGGACCGCATATCGTATTCCCCGCAGTGCTGATCGGGGGCGGAAAGCCGCGTACCGTGTACGGGAACATGAAGCAGGTCATCAATCCCGGCGACGTCGAGGATAATTTCTTCGCCGCGATAACGCTTTCCAACGGCACGCTTGTGCTTGCGGAGCATACCATGACGCCGACGGCAATGCCCAACTGGATAGTACAGGGAACGAAAGGGAGCGTTATCGTCCATGGAAAACAGCTGACGCTTATCCGTCATGAACCGCCGAAGCCCGACGACCCGACGAAGTACGCCGACATGAAAGGAGCAAAGCCCAGCGAGAGTGTGGAAACGCTCGGCGACATCTACGGTGACACGAATGAGATCTATGCCGCCATCGCAAAAGCGATTCGCGGGGAAGCGGCCTATCCGGTGTCGCTGGACGCGGCGCTCGAGCTTTCCACGATATTCGATGCCATACGCTCATCAAACGAAAAAAAGCGCATCGTTTCGATGTGA
- a CDS encoding SDR family oxidoreductase, which translates to MTAVTGATGHLGQALVHELDERGETISVLLRSQRQRPLIPASAVVHEGDITDTASLVRAFTGADTVYHTAALISIVPKHSDALHRVNVAGTENVIRACREAGVRRLVYTSSIEALGIGVPGLTVTEGTSFDPDHAIMEYGRTKALASIMVQNVRDFETIIVSPTAIIGPFDRRPSALGRMIYDAMSRKLIGYPDGGFDFVDVRDVAVLHILAAERARAGEKYIAAGTPCSVHELMLLIERLSGVRRPMLRMSASMARVIARFMELWYAVSHTDPMFTVKAVDILQMNPSVSSEKAKRELGYTPRPLETTVADTIAWFRRTLDKKK; encoded by the coding sequence ATGACAGCGGTTACCGGAGCGACAGGACATCTCGGACAGGCCCTCGTCCATGAACTTGACGAACGCGGAGAGACGATATCCGTACTGCTTCGTTCACAGAGGCAGCGGCCGCTCATACCGGCATCCGCCGTCGTGCACGAAGGGGATATAACCGATACCGCCTCGCTTGTGCGCGCGTTCACCGGAGCGGACACCGTCTATCATACCGCCGCGCTCATCTCCATCGTACCGAAGCATTCCGATGCACTGCACCGAGTGAACGTTGCGGGGACTGAAAATGTCATTCGCGCCTGCCGCGAAGCGGGTGTGCGGCGTCTCGTGTATACAAGTTCCATCGAAGCGCTCGGTATCGGTGTGCCGGGCTTGACGGTCACCGAGGGAACTTCGTTCGATCCCGACCATGCGATCATGGAGTACGGGCGGACAAAAGCGCTTGCAAGCATCATGGTGCAGAATGTCAGGGACTTCGAAACGATCATAGTATCCCCGACCGCCATCATCGGTCCGTTCGACCGCCGCCCCTCGGCCCTCGGACGCATGATATATGACGCGATGTCGCGGAAGCTCATCGGCTATCCCGACGGGGGATTCGATTTCGTGGACGTTCGCGATGTCGCCGTGCTCCATATACTCGCCGCTGAACGCGCTCGTGCCGGCGAAAAATACATAGCCGCGGGAACGCCGTGTTCCGTGCATGAGCTTATGCTCCTCATTGAACGCCTCTCCGGTGTACGGCGGCCGATGCTCCGTATGTCCGCAAGCATGGCGCGGGTGATAGCGCGTTTCATGGAATTGTGGTACGCCGTTTCGCATACCGACCCGATGTTCACGGTAAAGGCCGTTGATATACTGCAGATGAACCCATCGGTGTCGTCCGAAAAAGCGAAGCGCGAGCTCGGTTACACCCCGCGGCCGCTTGAGACCACGGTCGCCGATACTATCGCATGGTTCAGGCGCACCCTCGATAAAAAGAAATAA
- a CDS encoding cellulase family glycosylhydrolase has protein sequence MKDLYRFVITAIITACAAYTTPIGFVTKQGAKLYLNGKEYRAMGVNMPNLHQSYMGTWFHDREKYGTHENAKQAMIDGVLDAAKNGVAFMRFFAGPGYPKDISLLYAKDPERYWKMMDEVFALCRTNNIRLIPSLGTVTGWYSWCSEPAQAILDPSSKTYAATMKYIREFVSRYKDDPTVLMWELENEVMLKADVDVKNRPLKPKGVYPADFPNTIRTNGEREDSLTWDMIMRIYKEHTAFIRSIDPNHLITSGDSRTRDECTSRRETFPDFKYRSDTWDELLANNIASQSSLDVFSFHQYGKPGNLTDEKKYPGWPATSGERCIGLVHAALASGKPVFIGELGQDTPKHAEDPGMEWTLRYIDACEKEGAPLICLWVWHFVWQSKDFNMTSASHPLIAKRIAEFNKKYAAQ, from the coding sequence ATGAAAGACCTCTATCGATTCGTCATTACCGCCATCATCACCGCGTGCGCAGCGTACACAACACCCATCGGTTTTGTAACAAAGCAAGGGGCAAAGCTCTATCTCAACGGAAAGGAATACCGCGCCATGGGCGTGAACATGCCCAATCTCCATCAGTCGTACATGGGCACCTGGTTCCATGATCGCGAAAAATACGGCACGCATGAGAACGCGAAGCAGGCGATGATAGACGGCGTCCTTGATGCGGCGAAGAACGGCGTGGCCTTCATGCGCTTTTTCGCAGGCCCGGGATATCCGAAAGATATAAGTCTTCTGTACGCTAAAGATCCCGAACGGTACTGGAAAATGATGGACGAGGTGTTCGCGCTCTGCCGCACGAATAACATCCGACTCATCCCGTCCCTCGGCACAGTGACAGGGTGGTATTCCTGGTGCTCTGAACCCGCGCAGGCGATACTCGATCCGTCATCGAAGACCTATGCCGCGACGATGAAATATATCCGGGAATTCGTATCGCGATACAAGGACGATCCCACCGTGCTCATGTGGGAGCTTGAGAACGAGGTGATGCTCAAAGCGGACGTCGATGTGAAGAACCGCCCGCTCAAACCCAAAGGCGTCTATCCGGCCGATTTCCCGAACACGATACGCACCAACGGCGAACGCGAGGACTCGCTCACCTGGGACATGATAATGCGTATATACAAGGAGCATACCGCGTTCATCAGGTCGATCGACCCGAACCATCTCATCACGAGCGGCGATTCGAGGACACGCGATGAATGCACGAGCCGCCGCGAGACATTCCCCGACTTCAAGTACCGGAGCGACACATGGGACGAGCTCCTTGCGAACAATATCGCCTCGCAGTCATCGCTCGATGTGTTCAGCTTCCATCAATACGGCAAACCGGGGAATCTTACCGACGAAAAAAAATACCCCGGATGGCCCGCGACGAGCGGTGAGCGATGCATCGGTCTCGTACACGCCGCTCTCGCCTCGGGAAAACCGGTGTTCATCGGCGAGCTCGGACAGGATACGCCCAAGCATGCCGAGGACCCCGGCATGGAGTGGACGCTTCGATACATCGACGCCTGTGAAAAAGAGGGTGCGCCGCTCATATGCCTCTGGGTGTGGCATTTCGTCTGGCAGAGCAAGGACTTCAATATGACGAGCGCATCGCATCCATTGATAGCGAAACGCATCGCTGAGTTCAATAAGAAATACGCAGCGCAGTAG